From Pseudoalteromonas viridis, the proteins below share one genomic window:
- the ftsE gene encoding cell division ATP-binding protein FtsE, which translates to MIKFEQVSKTYPGGHRALEKVSFELTKGELAFLTGHSGAGKSTLLKLISLMERPSAGRVAINGVDLNQIKNSQVPYIRRDIGIIFQNHRLLERYNVFDNVALPLVIEGTHHKHMTKRVHAALDKVGLLDKVKCQPSTLSGGEQQRVGIARAIVNSPPLLLADEPTGNLDPELSMEILQLFEDFNRHGTSVLIATHDLGLIARMKYRSLTLDHGRLIQDPLLGSSLPGDTL; encoded by the coding sequence ATGATCAAGTTTGAGCAAGTCAGTAAAACCTATCCCGGTGGTCACCGGGCGCTGGAAAAGGTCAGCTTTGAGCTTACGAAAGGTGAGCTGGCGTTTCTGACCGGCCACAGTGGTGCGGGTAAAAGTACCCTGCTTAAGTTGATCAGCCTGATGGAGCGCCCGTCTGCCGGGCGGGTTGCCATCAATGGGGTCGATCTGAATCAAATCAAAAATAGTCAGGTGCCTTACATTCGTCGCGACATTGGCATTATTTTCCAGAATCATCGCCTGCTTGAGCGCTATAACGTGTTCGACAATGTAGCGCTACCGCTGGTAATTGAGGGCACGCACCATAAACATATGACCAAACGGGTGCATGCCGCGCTGGATAAAGTCGGCCTGTTAGATAAGGTAAAGTGTCAGCCGAGCACGTTATCCGGCGGTGAGCAGCAACGTGTTGGTATCGCCCGTGCGATTGTTAATTCGCCGCCTTTATTACTGGCGGATGAGCCAACCGGTAACCTGGATCCGGAATTGTCGATGGAAATTCTCCAACTGTTTGAGGACTTTAACCGCCATGGCACGTCAGTCCTGATTGCCACCCATGATCTGGGGCTGATCGCGCGGATGAAATATCGCAGCCTGACTTTGGATCACGGTCGCTTAATTCAGGATCCCTTGTTGGGATCTTCGCTGCCGGGAGACACGCTATGA
- the ftsX gene encoding permease-like cell division protein FtsX, with amino-acid sequence MSLLFKGRGTQNDKQSKSVLLKCYFFIITILRQGVHSLGEMWRTPMASMMTILVLGLSLTLPTTLYVVVKNVQKVSSGFQEAAEISLFVKEGVSEQATQTLVKRLALYPEIDTVSFIGKDKALEEFKTISGFGQALDYLEENPLPSVVLVTPTVRHRSAQAAKALLSKLEQEREIEFGKLDIEWLERLNALLSLLKESVITIGLLLLTAVVLIIGNTIRLSIMDKKEEIQVLKLVGATNTFIHTPFLWTGIWYGIIGGLIAFICVVLMLWWLESAVALVVGVYQSNFVLQGLSGSELLCLLLLAVALGFVGSFLSVQKYIKDIEPDKV; translated from the coding sequence ATGAGTTTACTGTTTAAAGGTCGTGGCACGCAAAACGACAAGCAAAGCAAGTCCGTGCTCCTCAAGTGTTACTTCTTCATTATCACCATCCTGCGCCAGGGCGTGCACAGTTTAGGCGAAATGTGGCGAACCCCAATGGCATCCATGATGACCATTTTGGTGTTGGGTCTGAGCCTGACGTTGCCAACCACATTGTATGTGGTGGTTAAAAACGTGCAAAAAGTCAGCAGTGGTTTTCAGGAAGCCGCCGAGATCTCTTTGTTTGTAAAAGAGGGGGTGAGCGAGCAGGCAACACAAACCCTGGTCAAGCGACTGGCACTTTACCCCGAAATAGACACTGTGAGCTTTATTGGCAAAGATAAAGCACTGGAAGAGTTCAAAACCATCTCCGGGTTTGGCCAGGCGCTGGATTACCTCGAAGAAAACCCCTTACCCAGCGTCGTACTGGTGACTCCAACGGTACGTCATCGCAGCGCTCAGGCTGCTAAGGCGTTGCTCAGCAAGCTGGAGCAGGAACGAGAGATTGAGTTTGGTAAGCTGGATATTGAGTGGCTGGAGCGTCTTAATGCCTTACTTAGCCTGCTCAAAGAAAGCGTGATCACCATAGGCTTACTCCTGCTCACTGCCGTGGTGCTGATCATAGGTAACACCATTCGCCTATCGATAATGGATAAGAAAGAAGAGATCCAGGTTCTTAAACTGGTCGGCGCAACGAACACCTTTATTCACACGCCATTTCTGTGGACCGGGATCTGGTATGGGATCATTGGCGGATTAATTGCCTTTATATGCGTTGTGCTGATGCTGTGGTGGTTAGAGTCTGCTGTTGCACTGGTGGTTGGCGTATATCAGAGCAACTTTGTGTTGCAGGGCCTGTCGGGTTCTGAGTTGTTGTGTTTATTGCTGCTGGCAGTGGCGCTGGGCTTTGTTGGCTCCTTTTTGTCTGTGCAAAAGTACATAAAAGACATCGAACCGGATAAAGTGTAG